Proteins from one Listeria innocua genomic window:
- a CDS encoding GAP family protein codes for MGSAFSAILSPAVGILISPFPIVGLILILLSNKARINSIFYTVGWIVGNIAIFFIGLFLMSSAVSSSGDQSTLVKVVLIVLGVLLILLGAHDFTKRPKNGEKAATPKWFEKMSNIKPVGAMIFAFLLSAVNPKNMLLSLTAGVSVGALNLTGGQETTATIIFGIIACCSIYIPTIAFLLAGNRLNNALDSTRKWLIQNNSVIMAVLFLFIGLSVISKAF; via the coding sequence GTGGGTTCAGCTTTTTCAGCTATTTTGTCACCGGCAGTAGGTATTTTAATTAGTCCATTTCCAATTGTAGGGCTTATTTTGATTTTACTGAGCAACAAGGCACGGATTAACAGTATTTTTTATACGGTTGGTTGGATTGTTGGGAATATTGCTATTTTCTTTATTGGATTATTTTTAATGAGTTCGGCGGTTAGTTCGTCCGGAGATCAGTCAACCTTGGTCAAAGTGGTACTTATTGTGTTAGGGGTTTTACTTATTTTGCTCGGTGCGCATGATTTTACGAAACGTCCAAAAAACGGGGAGAAAGCTGCAACACCAAAATGGTTTGAAAAAATGAGCAATATTAAACCAGTTGGCGCGATGATTTTTGCTTTCTTATTATCTGCGGTGAATCCTAAGAATATGTTGCTTTCTCTGACTGCGGGTGTTAGTGTTGGTGCGCTGAATTTAACTGGCGGGCAAGAAACAACGGCAACTATTATTTTTGGAATTATCGCTTGTTGTTCGATTTACATCCCAACGATTGCTTTCTTACTGGCTGGGAATCGACTTAACAACGCATTAGATAGTACGCGTAAATGGCTTATCCAAAACAATTCCGTGATCATGGCTGTACTGTTCTTGTTTATCGGTCTAAGTGTTATTAGTAAGGCATTTTAA
- a CDS encoding superoxide dismutase — MRKGSWLLILLLIVLVALSACEDREKGDAHNVSAKREKQIFSSKDTKKGWLELIAADEISSQDDSPCIYKAGESVEKLEVHMKELSTASLTYIYIDGYIVQMEQGGELSFQIQLSKTELKKGFHELTAVQYQENNPETKKVELLKRAKYEVK, encoded by the coding sequence TTGCGAAAAGGTAGTTGGTTGCTCATATTATTATTGATAGTATTAGTGGCATTATCAGCTTGCGAAGATAGGGAGAAAGGAGACGCTCATAATGTCTCGGCTAAAAGGGAAAAGCAGATTTTCTCTTCAAAAGATACTAAAAAGGGATGGCTAGAGCTCATTGCAGCAGATGAAATTTCAAGTCAAGATGATTCTCCTTGTATTTATAAAGCGGGGGAATCTGTAGAAAAATTGGAAGTGCATATGAAAGAATTAAGTACGGCGAGTTTGACCTATATTTACATTGACGGCTACATCGTACAAATGGAACAAGGCGGCGAGCTCTCTTTTCAAATTCAATTAAGTAAAACAGAATTAAAAAAAGGATTTCATGAATTAACGGCTGTTCAATATCAGGAAAATAACCCTGAAACTAAAAAAGTAGAGTTATTAAAACGCGCTAAGTATGAAGTAAAATAA
- a CDS encoding PH domain-containing protein, with translation MFDKLMGKAAIVTESSYGIERFLEDDEKIIQIFKFIRDEVIITSKGIFNVDAQGITGKKVEFKFFPKKALKYVSIETAGTLDRDFDLKIGVDGNTVVTQNTSFSAPIALKVHKNDTEMGFALYKMIKEML, from the coding sequence ATGTTTGACAAACTAATGGGAAAAGCAGCAATTGTTACCGAATCATCTTATGGCATAGAACGATTTTTAGAAGATGATGAAAAGATTATTCAAATTTTTAAATTTATAAGAGATGAAGTTATTATTACTTCAAAAGGGATTTTTAATGTGGATGCTCAAGGGATAACTGGTAAGAAAGTAGAATTCAAGTTTTTCCCGAAGAAGGCATTAAAGTATGTTTCGATCGAGACGGCGGGAACTTTAGACCGTGACTTTGACTTGAAAATTGGTGTTGATGGCAATACGGTCGTGACACAAAACACCTCTTTTTCCGCGCCAATCGCCTTAAAAGTGCATAAAAATGATACAGAAATGGGATTTGCGCTTTATAAAATGATTAAAGAAATGTTATAA
- a CDS encoding endonuclease/exonuclease/phosphatase family protein, producing the protein MFSVTTFNIRFDDTSERKKSWELRKTLTKSLLDKYQWDFMGVEEPLLPQMRDMKEMLDWDYFGVGRDDGFEKGEFTAVFYNSTRFRLLQEGHFWLSETPDVPSIHSTAMFPRICVWGKLEDSTDGRQFYIFNTHLDHVSEEARLFASQLLLQKAGLIAENLPVILLGDFNTEPETPTYNYITKKYQDAQLISQTPIKGPIGSFHDFQPLRPENELEKIDYIFVSKEFRVHSYKTITDQVDGCSASDHFPVTATLEWA; encoded by the coding sequence ATGTTCAGTGTAACTACTTTTAACATTCGTTTTGATGATACTTCTGAGCGGAAAAAGAGCTGGGAATTGCGTAAAACACTAACAAAATCATTACTTGATAAATATCAATGGGATTTCATGGGGGTGGAGGAACCTCTTCTGCCACAAATGCGCGACATGAAAGAAATGCTAGATTGGGATTATTTCGGGGTAGGACGAGATGATGGTTTTGAAAAAGGAGAATTTACGGCTGTTTTTTATAATTCTACTCGTTTTAGATTACTGCAAGAAGGGCATTTTTGGCTTTCAGAAACGCCAGATGTCCCTTCTATTCACTCAACAGCGATGTTTCCACGAATTTGCGTTTGGGGAAAACTAGAGGATTCGACTGATGGAAGACAGTTCTATATCTTCAATACGCATTTGGATCACGTCTCGGAGGAAGCTCGTCTATTTGCAAGCCAGCTTTTACTTCAAAAAGCCGGTCTGATTGCAGAGAATTTACCAGTGATTTTACTAGGAGATTTCAATACAGAACCAGAAACACCAACGTATAACTACATAACCAAAAAATATCAGGATGCGCAGTTGATTTCTCAAACTCCTATAAAAGGTCCAATTGGTAGTTTTCATGACTTCCAACCACTTCGACCTGAAAACGAATTAGAAAAAATTGATTACATCTTCGTGTCTAAAGAGTTCCGCGTACACTCTTACAAAACTATCACGGATCAAGTAGATGGCTGTTCTGCTTCTGACCATTTCCCTGTGACTGCAACACTAGAATGGGCATAA